One segment of Candidatus Acidiferrales bacterium DNA contains the following:
- a CDS encoding acyloxyacyl hydrolase, with translation MPLRLIALWLLLVAPAAFAQDLTSQALTDGAFEIEPLIAGGTGAGHSVNTQFLIAGVRFGKVLTGDHLGGWFRGNFEYAGEALPLYLVMQPGGTVYGGSFKPIILEWNFTSHPKFTPYALIAGGVLFTTSNVPPGNTSAVNFTSQGAFGFRIFTRPKHSWDIEIQGVHHSNASLGTLNPGLNGSVMISIGYSWFK, from the coding sequence ATGCCACTTCGGCTCATTGCGCTCTGGCTATTGCTTGTCGCTCCGGCTGCGTTCGCTCAGGATCTGACTTCGCAAGCTCTGACGGACGGAGCATTCGAAATCGAGCCTCTTATCGCTGGCGGGACGGGCGCGGGTCACTCGGTCAACACGCAATTCCTTATCGCTGGAGTACGCTTCGGGAAAGTTCTCACCGGTGATCATCTCGGCGGCTGGTTTCGCGGAAATTTCGAATATGCAGGCGAAGCGCTTCCTTTGTATCTGGTGATGCAGCCCGGAGGGACGGTGTATGGTGGAAGTTTCAAGCCCATCATCCTCGAATGGAACTTCACGAGCCATCCCAAATTTACGCCCTATGCATTGATCGCTGGCGGTGTACTCTTCACCACGTCCAACGTGCCGCCGGGGAACACCTCTGCAGTCAATTTCACGTCGCAGGGCGCATTTGGTTTCCGCATTTTTACGCGCCCAAAGCATTCGTGGGATATCGAGATTCAGGGAGTTCATCACTCCAACGCAAGTCTGGGAACGCTGAACCCAGGTTTGAATGGCAGCGTCATGATTTCGATCGGCTATAGCTGGTTCAAGTAG